In Anoplopoma fimbria isolate UVic2021 breed Golden Eagle Sablefish chromosome 7, Afim_UVic_2022, whole genome shotgun sequence, the DNA window ttgttaaaaaaaaaacagtatttcaaTCTTTACATGACCAACTCTGTAGCCATCTTTGACTTGAATGCCTACAAGTGGTTCTACCATCAATCACATATGATAGGCCTGTcacaataaatacttttgttgGACAATATGGAATCACAGGAATAATTGCAATAAaccatattattttaattataaggCCATAATAATGAAAGTACACCTTTTCAAACTgaaattaactttaaattaaaaaacataacacacCCACAAATGGTGTGCAATACAGAACATTCAGGGACACGTGTAACAAGAATATTCAGATTAGAATTggaatatgattatttttttaaatatcccaGATAAGTAAAACTAAACCTCCAAACCTGATTGTAAAGTAAAACGGGCAATATCGAGGGCAGCAAAAATGATCAAGGTCATGTCCATATTTTGTATGATAAGCCGATACGGTAAAAATGATCGAAGTTGTACCCATATATCGCACAATATGTCCATAATGTAAAACAGATTAAGTTCATATATAGTACGATATgtcaataacaaaaaacaattgagGTCATGTCCATACATCGTACAATAAGTGGATGATCAAAAAATTATTGAGATCATGTCAATTTATCGTACAATAAGtcattaatgtaaaaatgatcaaggtcatgtccatatatcgtACAATGAGTCGACAACATAAAATGATcgaggtcatgtccatatattgtTCGATAAGGCGTCAATATCGTGACAGGCCTACGATATAAGATGAATGTGGCATCAGTAAACAAACTTAACATCTGACCAAAGCGATGGCAGCTTTCAGTAGTTGACAGTTAGTAATACGCAGTAAGTTAGTAAGACACAGTTCTTTGGGTGTTGTTGTTCCAAAGGGAGGCTTAACCATAGTTGGTTTTGTAGAATTTGTCTATTGATCATAAAGTTTTATATCCTCCAACTACCTTTGTCAAGGGTGAAGTCCTTGATCAAATTCTGAACACAATCAGCCTTTGTGATGCCACAAGGATGGGAATGAAAGCTGATTTACCATTTGaaaatttaccaaaatgtcataaattgtgtatataaatgtcacaatttatgctgtatgtgtgtgtttcatggtATTTTAATTATCTGACTAGCAGCACTAACGTCATCATTTGTGTTTCCAGGAGCGAGTCCTGCACAGAGGTACCACCAAgaaaaatatttcatctttGCCTTGACACCACAGCAAGTTCGGGAAGTGTGCATATCCAGGTAAGACTGTTTATAGGAAAGAAACTCCCTAGGCTGTGATGtaaatgataaatatgtttGGTATGTTCAACCTTGTTTGTTTACAGGGACTTTTTACCTGGTGGCAGAAGGGACTACATGGTTCAGATTCAACTGAGGTGAGAAGGTTTAGGGTTTTCTGTCTTGTAAATAATAGATCTTGAAATTCTTAGCAACTAagaatctaaaagaaaaatatagaattagTTATTAAAAGGAACCTCTAACTTATGAAACCAATTCCTATTTATTACCTGCATAAGTAAATGAGAACATCAGAGAGATgataatctatttatttatacttatttttaatgcttgaccctgctttattaaaataataggTTTTCCAAAAAGTGCTTTTGTCCAcagaccgccaaaatcaacacaaaataaaagttcctttaataactttaataaactCACTTTCTAAGTATTAAGTGAAAAAAATGGCTCAAATGAAAGTCAATCATATTAAATAACTTGATTTATGTTTTCGAGATGACTTCAAATGTTCCTTCATGAGTGTGTCAACCCCTTTTGCCGTCACtggtttattaaaaacactaaacataTATTGTAAATGGGGAAAACTCTGGTTCAGAAAGTAGCTCTACAATATACATCATAACTGTCACTATTATTTGAACCCATGTCACTTTAGTTTAcacttcttcttattctttatATTAGTGAAGAATTtgcttattattttctttattcaggctcttttttgtgttttcaggttttGCTTGTCAGAGACAAGTTGCCCTCAAGAGGACAACTACCCAAACAGTCTTTGTATAAAGGTTAACGGGAAACTTTTTCCTTTGCCAGTAAGTGCTAGTTTTACTCCAGAGTAGTCGCAATTAAATCTAATCCTTGATTCAACAATAAAGACGCTAACAAATAATTTTATTCCCCGTAGGGTTACGCACCACCACCAAAAAACGGCGTGGAACAGAAGAGACCAGGAAGACCTCTGAACATTACCTCCCTTGTCCGACTCTCCTCTGCGGTTCCCAATCAGATTTCAGTGACATGGgcacctgaaattggcaaagtGGGATCATAAACCTCTTttatttctccctcctctctcatcatgtttagtgacagtaacagcaactcgattatgttgttttttcagaccTATTCCATGTCTGTGTACCTGGTGAGGCAGCTGACATCTCCACTGCTCCTGCAGAGGCTGAGGATGAAGGGCATCAGAAACCCGGACCACTCCAGAGCACTAAGTAACTTCACAGTAAACCACTGAAGTAGACACGTGTAACTAGAGGTCTTTACAAAGCCAAAACATTTACCTGAcctgaaaaaaaatcaccctTCAGTGTGTTGAAATGCACCCAAGGCGCCAGGCTACTCAAAACAATCAGGTTACACAGGTGGTaggtcagtgtgtttatatgcacTGTGGTAACTTTTACACCTAGCGTTAAAATTCTTTCAGAAAGGCACCCAGAACTAACTGGGAAGGGATAGTAGTCTGATCGGCCAAACCACCTCCAGAAGTGGTCATTACTCATTGAACAACTGTAAATTCAACTGCGTTTTCAATCCAGTTACAACATCTAGGTGGGCAGAAATACGTAATCGTGCGTGACTGTTCCAAACTAGCAAGGAAGCAGCCATTAGCCAGTTAGCAAGCTAAGCTACTAGTATGAAAACTGTTCACAATTGATATTCAAGACACTCGTGGATGGTGTCAACACAAGATCAAGTGTCTGCTTTCAGTTTGGTCCGGCAAAAATATACAAGCGAAACTGGGAGATACTATCGCAACCAAGCCATTTAGGAACCAAGGGCTAAGCTAATGGTGGTAAACGGCTACAACCGCAAACGAGAGGAGGGTGTGACGTTCGGTGGTTTGAGCTGGAAAGATTGATGGAATGTGGACACTGAAGACACGTATTTCAAGAAGtagtgtgtaggatttaagGGGATCTATAAGCAGAAATTGAATACAATATTCATAACAATGTTTTCATCAAGTGTATAATGACcttaaaataagaattgttgtgttttcgtaAGCTTAggatgagcccttcatatctacataggaaGCTGGTCATCTTTACGGAGTCCCCCATGTTGCAGCATCAGGCTTTTACAGTAGACCAGCCACGTGTTTCTCCGATACGATTGGAAAGGGAAGgatgaggtggggggggggtattcGGTTGATTGCAATCGGCAACctcactaaatcctacacagtGCTCCTTTAATACCAGGTGTAAATGTAATCAGGATAAATCATATCTAAATACACTCTGGATGCGAGACGCATTTTATATTGAAGTGTAAACGTTACTGAATATCAGCAGACACAGATCAGAAATCAATTTCTCCCTCAAGCATTCGTTACTTATTTTAGGTCTAGTAGTGAAACAGTAAGCTGATATCTGATTTGTGAGTGTTTACAATGAAAACGGACTTGTTCGGACATCTAGAGGATAGTTGCGTTTGTTTTAGTAGGACAGCAAATACGAGTGACCCCTCAGAAACACTCTCCTTGTCTGATCTCTTCAGATTCATACAGAGTCATACGGAAAAAGTCAATAACAAAAAGCAGTTAGAGGTATACATGGCCATTATAAAAGTTCCCCAGGAGAAATCCAGATGCCATTTGAGAAATCAGATTACACAGCAGGAAGCTGACTGTCACCTAGTTACTTTAGAGCACGTAAAATGCATGACTCACTGTAAAGCTGCACTACCTAAACCTAACATTGACCTGTCCCTTAAAAGAAAACCAGACCTGATACCAGCTGGACCCAAGACCCTACAAGGATTTAACATAATTTGACATAAACCGTGGTTACACACGATATCCGATCATGCCATGACCCCTTAACTGTCATGTCTGTACGCTCCCAGATGGGATCTTGCTGGCATTGGGATCTGATCAGCCAGACCACATACCGAGTTGGCCTGGCTCGCTCTGAGTGCTTATCCCAGCGAGGTTTGGACAGCATATCATCTTCCCCCGACACTAGAGATCCTCTCTTAAGTAgagcaaagaaaatgtgtttattaccAAATCGGCTGAGCTTTTTAGCGgctattttttaataaaataagtctACTAATACTGCAGGTAGGAATATAAATTGGCAAAATTAACGGGGGacttgaaaaaaagtataggGATTGAAATGTGTCTAGCACTGTTACTGCCACTCTTTTGACCACGAAATATATCTGATCAGGCATTGAAGTGTCAATTGGACTAATCTGGTGTATCGGATCACAAAAGTTGCATTGAAAGGACAAGTGTAACCACAGCCATTTCTTAAAAGCCAACGTGGAGCGGGCCCATGGTGATGTCAGGTTCATAGAactggaagtttttttttttatatttggttttggcgtattcttttaaattaatctttctgtttgtttcgtCCTCTTCCCCTGACCTCTATGTGTTCCAGTTAAAGAGAAGCTGACAGCGGATCCAGACAGCGAGGTCGCTACAACAAGCCTACGAGTCTCACTCATGTGCCCGGTAAAAGTTAATGCGATTACAGCAACTTTCAAATCATTCCGACAGCGTATATATAGagaaataatattataataatcgATTCACTGTGTGGATCAGATAAGGTATATAAGTATGCATAGTACACAACAACATAACAAGTACATAACATTCCTTCACACTACACTGGAGAGCACTGACCGTTCTTTTGCCCAAATTGAATAAATGGGCGCTGACACCAGAAGtaatttttcacatttattggCTGGTAAGACACAATTATTAAGTTTCTGTAAATGCAGCTACTGATAATACTGCCAATACCATTATTGAAATACAACAACGTCACAGTTTTGGTGacaaaaactttgtttttctctcatgcctccATAGTGAACAAAGAATCcgaaaaactgagaaaagttATGATTGAAGTTAATGGGGTGACGTTTAACAACTGCAAAAACTATATAAAAGCATCCGTTTAAAAAAACTTCAGACTGTGCTTAGGCGAGTTAAAGGAGACTGTTAATGCGGATGTGTTTTAAATACTGAGGTTTTAGCTAGGATGCATATGTTTGAGAAGTAGTGAGCATAGACTTGGATTATGCTGAGTTGTGTGATGGTTTGTAAATTGATTTTTTCATATGGATTTTCTGTTAAACGCAGCCAGCATTTGCTTTAATCCATACTTTCTCCATTTTGtgattcttttttcaacatggaggcatgtgagaaaaacaagaattcaaggtaacacagggtGAGCAATTGATATACAGATGGTAATTTTTGGGGTGTAGTATTCCTTTAACGGCCCACAGACGTATGCATTTGTTACATTCAATCTTAAAATATAGCGAAATAATTGAGTTTTTAAACATTGAACGATGCTAAGTATTGTGATaacacaatttattatttatttattttttcaactacCAAATACgcagtttgtctgtttttccccTCGGTTCATCCCACTTCAATCCTTTTTATGGCAGCAAAATGGTTTTGTCAGTTAAGCCGACAGACTGACCATGTTGGCTTTACTCAGCACCATCTATTGGACTGAAAAAGCAATTGTTTTCAAAAGctttaatttgtatttgcattgtaaatactttaaataatagaaaaatgataCGTCTGTACATCAAACAATATTTCCACATATAGAATGGCGATACTatgctgtattgttttttttgaccCCACCCCTAATGCCCTTTGGCATATGGCTAGCTTTAACGGTCAAACAAGGAATGCTCCCTTCTCAACGTTAGCTCTATGGCTAGCTCTGCTTAGCTATCAGAAAAGTATAACAATTAGTGCttatatatagtgtaaaggcaTTAGCTACaagttattttttaagtgttaCTTTATGAATCCAACTGTTTTCCTGATAAATTTATCTTTGACTGACCTCGGTATGTTTCGTCCTCCAGCTAGGTAAGATGCGTCTGACGGTGCCGTGCCGGGCGGTGACCTGCTCCCATCTGCAGTGTTTCGACGCCGCCCTCTACCTGCAGATGAACGAGAAGAAGCCCACCTGGATCTGTCCCGTGTGCGACAAGAAGGCAGCGTACGAAAGTCTCATCATCGATGGGTCAGTTAATCCAATTCAACCACATCACTCTTAAAGAAAGACCTATAGTTGCTCAGTTGTTCCTTCAGAATACTACCATCATTTAGGCATATCAACTTTATAGTTTTGAACCTGGGCCTTTGGTAGTTGGGTCAGGCAGCATGTGGTTCAAATTGATTTTATTCGAATGTGTGaggaaaatatttaatcaacattaaagtaaatcTGAAAATCAGATCAGCCTCAGTATCAGACAAAAAACTAGATTGGAACAGTAAATCTAGggtttgaaataataaaaagattcCTTATCCTCATGCATATTAAAATTCACATGAGAAACTTgaagtctttatttattcatggtcAAGAGAACTTTGCAACCTAAAAACAGGTTAATGGATCAGAAGCTGAAGAACCTTCGATGATCATATTCCTGTGATGATAGTGTTTTGTTCtctgttcagtttgtttttggaGATCCTAAACGACTGCTCCGATGTGGATGAAATCAAGTTCCAGGAGGACGGAACCTGGTGTCCCATGAGACCAAAGAAAGAGGCCGTCAAAGTCCCCTCTCAGTCGGTTACAAAAATTGAGAGTAAGTACATTATTTTGATGCCTGGGCAAGATTTGAATTGGTCCTACCAAATAGTGGTGGTATAGAAAGTAACGGTAAAATTCCCTACAAAATTAATTTTGACCATACCGTGCTCATTGGTAGAGCATAGAGATGGCCCGGTTTTCAGCTGATCTGGCATGATCGTTGCCCCATAAGTTTGATATTTTCTGATTATTTGCGGGTCACATTTACACAGGTGTGCCGCagcattttagtttaaaatcaGCACACGGTGACACGGACGGTAACGTCACAGCCGCACATCACATGTTGGTGATCgaataagaaataaaactcTATATGTCCAAACTGCAAATCCCCAAATTAGCCGCGGAGGAAgatcattaaaacatttgaacatgACTGGCTCATCTACTGATGGCTTGGCGCTAAAAAGCTGACAGTATCGACGTGCatggtgcgttcaagctctactcagtaaaaatgagtctataaatgagtaaataaaaacTTTCATGAAATGTTCAAAAGTAAACTTGAATAATTCCAGTTGTTTGAAAGTGATGTTGTCACAGCAATATAAATGAGatattaaagaaataattatgacctgtttaacttcctgacaagcagcttataatacataattaaaacaattattccaaagatttttgttttttaatcaaagcaagtattaaagaaaaaaaaaaatatccaacatttagaatttttgacaATTTACCTTGAGTTTGCTTTGGTTGAAATTATACCATGAAGTTGCCATACCAGTGCTCTTCCTcttcagaatatatatttatattgacattttaggaaaaatgaataaaccatGATAAATTCTGACATGTATTCTTCTATAAAACATCAATACATGATGGAGCCAAACTGTTCTGTgaggtgacatgttcctttttGTCTTCCAGCCTCGGCTCCTTTACGACAGTCGTCAGCGGTGTCTCATACTACTGAGCCCACCAGCGCCAAGAAGGCTGATGTGATCGACCTGACCCTGGAGagctcctcgtcctcctccgaCGAAGAGGACTCGGACCCTCCGCTGAAGAAACGCTGCGTTTACATTTGCAAGAATGAGGATATGCACGCGAAGGGGTGAGCAGGCCTCTCTGAAGCACACACAGACCTGCGTGTACCAACATTGTTCCTAAAAACAAACTCATTTCATCTCCATGTGTGGATCATAGCGGTCTACAATACCCACAATGCTTAAGGCAGTGTTTTCTATTAATGTTGCCATCCAGTAAAATATGTGCCAACACTGgtcatgatttaaatatattataaatacaacatttaaatacatttaatacagttATGGGTGCGTTCCACCATTTACGGggtttctctttgtcttctgGTTTAGCGGCTGCAAAAGCCATGCAATCCTTTTTTGATTTGGCCCCCCTCAGTgttaaatgtttgctgttttctgGAAGGATGTGATCTGGACGACTCTAGTTCTAATAAAAGCTTGCTGTTCTCCTCTCAGAGTGCTGACCTACCAGCCCACTGTGCGCGTGCCGAATGTCCAGGCCCTGGACACGTCGTATCTGACCTCCACCCTCGCAGACTATGCAGTTCCCTTCCACCCGTCCACCCTGGCCAGCATCCCAACAGAAATGCAGAGTGAGTCAGCGGGACAGGGGGGCTGAATGTAAGCGCCATCACTACCTTCACTGTTTAATGAtccgttttcttttctttttctacccCTAGGTCTGGATTTGTTTTCCTTAATTCAAGCAGATCCTCAGGTATGTTTGTTACAGTTTCCTACTGTTTATAGCTGCTCTATGCATGGTGTCTCTCATCGTATAGGTTTAAACCAGGATTCATAGCAGCAGGAGCAGGGAATAGCCTCCGATTGATACCCAGACACTGTAGGCTCACCGTATTTGTTCAAATTGTTTCTTTATGACGGCTAATGgaaatttaaaaagtgaaattcAGACTTTCTCCTAAACTTCATAAATTAAGGGATCTGCTTTTAGAGACACTGACCTACAAAACAATTTTTTCCAATTGATTGaacctttaaaagaaaaaaagaatgttcattttatttaaaaaaataagactttaCTGTAGAGTTCTTGTttaagtatgttgaaaataaacaaataaaatatcaaatatgaaGCAAGCATTTTATAAGTTGTTGGCTTCTCGTCTTGCAGACAGACTTTAAGAAATCGGCATATATTAGGTTGtcctttttatctgtttattgcaTTGAATCACAGCAAAGCCTGTACATTTTCCTCGCATAGTGACACCAATCGAGATAAAGTAATGAGTTCACGCTAAACCCTGATCAGTTCTTGTTGTACTGAGGGGGTTAAATATTTTTGAATACGTTTTCCAAAGcggatacatttaaaaaaacactgaatagcAGTTCATTGGATTGGAAACGTCGTACAGCAGTTCATAAATACTTAAGGGTTCCGACCGTGATGACTTTGATCCACCTGATCAACTTGTTTTTTCCCCCGCTCAGCATTACCGGCCACAGATGTTCCTGGACAACCTGACGAGCAGCATGCAAAGTGCGGCTGCGGCCAGCACCAGCTCGGCCCTGGTCTCCTCTTCCAGCAGCCACTACGACACCAGCGCCCACTCTGCCAGCTCCATCCACGAGACCCGGGTCATCACGGGGGGTGGGGGCGCCGGAGGGGGGACGGACAGCAGCATATCAGATATCATTTCACTAGACTGAGCCACGTCTCACTGGACCTCTACAGGCCTGTTTTCTGTGGCCTTTTTAGTGCGGACTACGTGTACATGCcatgttgattgttttttaccTAGAAGCACTCAAATTGGTATAAATGAGCAGTTTGATGGCCTGAACATTTTCTGTATCTGTATCCAggtatgttttcttttaccttCAACATTTGGGAAATATTGCTGTCATACGTACAGTATTTTTATCACATTAGATCAAAACAATGATTGAGTTTGTCTTCTTTTAGTCAAATATTCTGTGGTGATATTGCGTTGGTTAGATCAATATTTCCTGATGTTTTAACCTTAGTATAATCAAGTATTTCCCCACTGTTATAGCATTGGTTTAGTTCAATATTCCCTGGTGATTTCGCCTCCATTTAGTCACTTATTTCCCAGTGTTTTAGCCTTGTTTTAGTGCAATATTTCCTCAGTGGTATTTTAGCCTTTGTTTGGTCCTATATTTACTGGTATTTAAGCCTTGGTTTGGACCAATAAAACCAGGTATTTTAGCTCTGGTTTAGTCCAGCATACCCTTTTATTACTGTCCAATATTCCCTGTTATTTAAGCTTTGGATGAGTCCTAATTCACTGGTATTTTAGCCTTGGCTGAGTCAACGATTGCTTGGTATTTTAGCCTTGGTTTAGTCCAATATTCGTTGATATTTTAGCTTTGATTCATTCCTAGAATCCTTGGTATTTTAGCCCTGGTTAGTCTATCCTTTTCAGGTTACTGGGAGTCATTTGTTTCAGGGTTCgtttaaaaaatattgactGAAGAACTCAAATCAGTAGTTTCTTTGTATTTCCCCGTACACCATCATTATGACCTAAACAGCTAATCTTTTGGCCATCCATATATAGGTATAGAAATATTTTTACAACCCTTTCTCCCTAGCAGAAAGATAAATGTCTGTATACTTTCTTTTCCCAGTTGCTCCAGTGTTGGAAATATTTAGGACATTGAACTCATCATTTATACCAATTTGTTTACTTGCACATACATGTAAATCTGACTTCAGCCTTTTCTTGCCTGGTTGACCTGAGCGGTGTGTGCCTCTTTGGTACCGAACAAATTCAGGACGGATGGAGGGAGAGCTCGGACTCAGTGCTCTCAGCAGGACCTCGTTTCACACAACATCCATTGAAGTGAAAGAATGGTTAGAAGTAGGAGGCCCCTCAGTGAAAAAGACTTGTGGACTGATAGACATACTGTTGACTGTGAAGATGGAAGGCAGGTCAGTAATTCAAACGTTTCCATTGGTTCTAACAGTTGTCAGTCAACACTTC includes these proteins:
- the pias2 gene encoding LOW QUALITY PROTEIN: E3 SUMO-protein ligase PIAS2 (The sequence of the model RefSeq protein was modified relative to this genomic sequence to represent the inferred CDS: deleted 2 bases in 1 codon) codes for the protein MTGTTRWRRVKSFGSQYCNADFSPLTGETAVWHNTIASMNLQQPAPLIPPVHPDVQMKPLPFYDVLDVLIKPSSLGASPAQRYHQEKYFIFALTPQQVREVCISRDFLPGGRRDYMVQIQLRFCLSETSCPQEDNYPNSLCIKVNGKLFPLPGYAPPPKNGVEQKRPGRPLNITSLVRLSSAVPNQISVTWAPEIGKTYSMSVYLVRQLTSPLLLQRLRMKGIRNPDHSRALIKEKLTADPDSEVATTSLRVSLMCPLGKMRLTVPCRAVTCSHLQCFDAALYLQMNEKKPTWICPVCDKKAAYESLIIDGLFLEILNDCSDVDEIKFQEDGTWCPMRPKKEAVKVPSQSVTKIETSAPLRQSSAVSHTTEPTSAKKADVIDLTLESSSSSSDEEDSDPPLKKRCVYICKNEDMHAKGVLTYQPTVRVPNVQALDTSYLTSTLADYAVPFHPSTLASIPTEMQSLDLFSLIQADPQHYRPQMFLDNLTSSMQSAAAASTSSALVSSSSSHYDTSAHSASSIHETRVITGGGGAGGGTDSSISDIISLD